The proteins below are encoded in one region of bacterium BMS3Abin08:
- the rpsK gene encoding 30S ribosomal protein S11 — protein sequence MAGRRRKGPKKDKKNVPYGVAHVQTTFNNTIVTVTDKGGNVIAWVSAGSLGFKGSRKGTPYAAQVAAENAAKRAMDMGMKHIDVYVKGPGAGRESAIRAIQATGLDINIIKDVTPVPHNGCRPPKRRRV from the coding sequence ATGGCCGGAAGGAGAAGAAAGGGACCGAAGAAAGATAAGAAGAATGTGCCCTATGGAGTGGCTCATGTCCAGACGACTTTTAATAATACAATAGTTACTGTTACAGATAAAGGTGGAAATGTTATCGCATGGGTCAGTGCCGGAAGCCTTGGATTCAAGGGCTCCAGGAAGGGCACACCCTATGCAGCCCAGGTTGCGGCAGAGAATGCAGCTAAAAGGGCCATGGATATGGGGATGAAACATATCGATGTATATGTCAAAGGCCCAGGCGCCGGCAGGGAGTCCGCTATACGGGCAATACAGGCAACGGGTCTTGATATTAACATTATAAAGGATGTTACACCTGTTCCCCATAACGGGTGTAGGCCTCCAAAGAGAAGGAGGGTGTAG